A single region of the Desulfofundulus luciae genome encodes:
- the fliF gene encoding flagellar basal-body MS-ring/collar protein FliF, with amino-acid sequence MDPKQILLPIKERWQALPRSRQVLFAAAAAGLLATVIYLAVIISQPAYAPLFTGLEPKQAGKIAEELKNMKIPYRLEDEGKTIAVPEGQVYSTRIQLASKGVLADSGAGWELFDQQKFGVTDFEQQVNYQRALQEELRRTITSLEEVEQARVHLVLPRESLFLDNQVEPSASIALKLKGELKPEQVKGIMDLVVGSVQGMKPENVHIIDMEGNVLSDNLALADERAKLARLSMDQYQVRRQYEKELETRIQQMLTKILGPNKAVAMVTADLDFDQRQTTTTTVQPGQTLSQQTITESGSGTGAGGVPGPPSSQPPGNTIPALTGGNSQYQKQQTITNYQLGSQQQTLVAAPGTLRRLSVAVVLNGNYSAPQLQQIQDMVSAAVGLQQNRGDQINVSAMPFDTSYLDQLQREMAQPPTMLAGLKKYWPVAVGAAGLLMSLLLLILFIRRRRRRAYELEAVEEVPKTPVVTGHVPAPEETPAQPSRTKQIRDIAREKPAQVAEILKVWLKE; translated from the coding sequence ATGGACCCCAAACAGATCCTGCTCCCCATCAAGGAGCGGTGGCAGGCGCTGCCCCGGTCCCGGCAGGTCCTTTTCGCTGCCGCTGCGGCGGGACTGCTGGCAACCGTAATTTACCTGGCCGTTATTATCTCCCAACCTGCATACGCTCCCCTCTTCACCGGTTTGGAGCCCAAACAGGCGGGCAAAATCGCCGAAGAACTGAAAAACATGAAAATACCTTACCGGCTGGAAGACGAGGGTAAAACCATCGCCGTGCCGGAGGGGCAGGTGTACAGCACCAGAATTCAACTGGCCAGCAAGGGGGTGCTGGCCGATTCGGGGGCCGGGTGGGAGCTCTTCGACCAGCAAAAGTTCGGTGTCACCGATTTTGAGCAGCAGGTCAACTACCAGCGGGCGCTGCAGGAGGAACTGCGCCGCACCATCACCAGCCTGGAGGAGGTGGAACAGGCCCGGGTGCATCTGGTGCTGCCCCGGGAAAGCCTCTTCCTGGACAACCAGGTGGAACCTTCTGCTTCGATAGCCTTAAAACTCAAGGGTGAATTGAAGCCCGAACAGGTAAAGGGCATTATGGATCTGGTGGTGGGCAGCGTCCAGGGAATGAAGCCGGAAAACGTACACATCATTGACATGGAGGGCAACGTCTTAAGCGACAACCTGGCCCTGGCCGACGAGCGGGCCAAGCTGGCCCGCCTGTCCATGGATCAATACCAGGTGCGCCGGCAGTATGAAAAGGAACTGGAGACCCGCATTCAGCAGATGCTGACCAAAATCCTGGGACCGAACAAAGCGGTGGCCATGGTTACGGCCGACCTGGATTTTGACCAGCGCCAGACCACCACCACCACCGTCCAGCCGGGACAAACTCTGAGCCAGCAAACCATTACCGAAAGCGGCTCGGGCACGGGTGCAGGTGGGGTACCGGGACCTCCAAGCTCTCAACCACCAGGAAATACCATTCCCGCACTGACAGGCGGCAATTCCCAGTACCAGAAGCAGCAGACCATCACCAACTATCAACTGGGCAGCCAGCAGCAAACCCTGGTCGCCGCGCCGGGAACCCTGCGCCGGCTCTCGGTAGCCGTAGTTTTAAACGGCAACTACAGCGCACCCCAGTTGCAGCAGATCCAGGATATGGTTTCGGCAGCGGTGGGCCTGCAGCAAAACCGGGGGGATCAGATTAACGTTTCGGCCATGCCCTTTGATACCTCTTACCTGGACCAGCTTCAGCGGGAAATGGCACAACCCCCCACCATGCTGGCCGGTCTGAAAAAATACTGGCCCGTGGCGGTGGGAGCAGCCGGGTTGTTAATGAGCCTGCTCCTGTTGATCCTGTTCATCCGCCGGCGGAGGCGCCGGGCATATGAACTGGAAGCTGTGGAAGAGGTGCCGAAAACTCCGGTAGTAACCGGGCATGTGCCCGCACCTGAAGAAACGCCCGCACAGCCCAGCAGGACCAAGCAGATCAGGGACATAGCCCGGGAAAAGCCGGCTCAAGTGGCCGAGATTTTAAAAGTGTGGCTCAAGGAGTAG
- the pseC gene encoding UDP-4-amino-4,6-dideoxy-N-acetyl-beta-L-altrosamine transaminase: MGTRADHLDLQIPAIAGGVPVRETYLPYARQWIEEDDIEAVTRVLRGDWLTTGPTLAEFEKQFAARVGARYAVAFSSGTAALHAACFAAGVGRGDEVITSPITFVASASCALYLGAKPVFADIDPRTYNIDPVEIEKKITPQTKAIIPVHFTGQPCDLDAIHALAEKHNLVVIEDAAHALGAEYKGQPIGCLSDMTVFSFHPVKHITTGEGGMVTTNSGELYQWLLLFRNHGITRDRELMVEDQGPWYYEMLDVGFNYRLTDIQAALGLSQLRKLDRFLERRRQIARMYNEAFAGLPEVEIPYQAPYGRSSWHLYVLALKLEHLKFDRRQVFEALRAENIGVNVHYIPVYRHPYYRWLGDPDSCSLSGFYCFHAEELYERIITLPLYPAMSDGDVRDVIAAVRRVIAWARR, from the coding sequence ATGGGAACTCGTGCCGACCACCTTGATCTACAAATACCCGCCATTGCCGGGGGTGTACCCGTGCGGGAAACGTATCTTCCCTATGCCCGGCAGTGGATTGAAGAAGACGACATCGAGGCCGTCACCCGGGTACTGCGGGGCGACTGGCTGACTACCGGCCCGACCCTGGCCGAATTTGAAAAGCAATTTGCCGCCCGGGTGGGCGCCCGTTATGCCGTGGCCTTCTCCAGCGGGACGGCGGCCCTGCACGCGGCCTGCTTTGCCGCCGGTGTGGGCAGGGGTGACGAAGTGATCACCAGCCCCATCACCTTCGTGGCCAGCGCCAGCTGCGCCCTCTACCTGGGGGCGAAACCCGTGTTTGCGGACATAGATCCGCGCACATATAATATCGACCCGGTGGAAATAGAAAAAAAGATCACCCCGCAAACAAAGGCGATCATTCCCGTACATTTCACCGGACAGCCCTGTGATCTGGATGCCATTCACGCCCTGGCTGAAAAGCACAATCTCGTGGTCATCGAAGATGCCGCCCACGCCCTGGGGGCGGAATATAAAGGGCAGCCCATCGGCTGCTTGAGCGATATGACCGTCTTCAGCTTCCACCCGGTGAAACACATCACCACCGGGGAAGGGGGAATGGTGACCACCAATTCCGGCGAACTGTACCAGTGGTTGCTGCTTTTCCGCAACCACGGGATCACCCGGGACCGGGAATTGATGGTGGAGGATCAGGGCCCCTGGTACTACGAAATGCTGGACGTTGGTTTCAACTACCGCCTCACGGATATCCAGGCCGCCCTGGGTTTGAGCCAGCTGCGCAAGCTGGATCGTTTCCTGGAGCGGCGGCGCCAGATCGCCCGTATGTATAACGAAGCCTTTGCCGGCCTGCCCGAAGTGGAAATCCCGTACCAGGCGCCATATGGCCGTTCGTCCTGGCACCTTTACGTGCTGGCTTTAAAACTGGAGCATCTAAAATTCGACCGGCGCCAGGTCTTCGAAGCCCTGCGGGCGGAAAACATCGGGGTAAACGTGCATTATATCCCCGTGTACCGCCATCCCTACTACCGCTGGCTGGGGGACCCGGACAGCTGCAGCCTTTCCGGGTTTTACTGTTTCCACGCGGAAGAGCTGTACGAGCGGATTATCACCCTGCCCCTTTATCCGGCCATGAGTGACGGGGATGTACGGGACGTGATCGCGGCGGTACGCAGGGTTATAGCCTGGGCACGAAGGTGA
- the flgM gene encoding flagellar biosynthesis anti-sigma factor FlgM, with product MRINNLDPGQVADVYFKRLKIKEQDKKDNVTRSYSQTDSVEISDRARELQLYRAHLKKLPELRDELVESVKKRLAEGTYLIDRERVAAGIMEEHRLDRKV from the coding sequence ATGAGGATAAATAATCTTGATCCCGGACAGGTGGCGGACGTTTATTTCAAACGCTTGAAGATAAAAGAACAGGATAAAAAGGATAACGTTACCAGAAGTTACTCCCAGACCGACTCCGTGGAAATCTCCGACCGGGCCCGGGAATTACAGCTCTACCGGGCTCACTTAAAAAAGCTTCCCGAACTCAGGGATGAACTGGTTGAATCGGTAAAAAAACGGCTTGCAGAAGGCACCTACCTTATCGACCGGGAAAGGGTGGCGGCGGGTATCATGGAAGAACACCGGCTGGACAGGAAGGTTTGA
- a CDS encoding HEPN domain-containing protein, with protein sequence MTSTTLAQSYLLKATKRLKILPVLFEEETYSDVIREAQEIVELALKGMLRQIGVDPPKQHDVGYLLVEFKDRLPPEVGREAHRLAKISKWLRKEREFAFYGDVDFIPTEEYTKDDASRAMEDARFTVQMATLVIRPQGD encoded by the coding sequence TTGACCAGCACCACCCTGGCCCAGAGTTACCTGCTCAAAGCCACCAAAAGGTTGAAAATACTGCCCGTTCTATTTGAGGAAGAAACCTATTCCGACGTAATCCGCGAAGCCCAGGAAATTGTGGAGCTGGCCCTGAAAGGCATGCTGCGCCAGATCGGGGTAGATCCGCCCAAACAGCACGATGTGGGCTATTTACTGGTGGAGTTCAAAGACCGCCTGCCGCCTGAAGTTGGGCGGGAAGCGCACAGGCTGGCCAAAATATCCAAGTGGCTGCGGAAAGAGCGGGAATTTGCCTTTTACGGCGATGTGGACTTCATTCCCACGGAAGAGTATACGAAAGATGATGCATCTAGGGCGATGGAGGACGCCCGTTTCACGGTACAAATGGCGACCCTGGTAATCAGGCCGCAAGGAGATTAA
- a CDS encoding flagellar protein FlaG, with the protein MSKVEPAGRPDLSSMVRMSQTFKNDVPGTGEQRDKEALFVEEKGKDGRPSVQEVREAVNRINETMKLYRTELRFVLHEESGEIMVKVINSETQEVIREIPPEWALKIVASVKRMLGLILDRFI; encoded by the coding sequence ATGAGCAAGGTGGAACCAGCCGGCAGGCCGGATCTTTCCTCCATGGTAAGAATGTCCCAAACCTTCAAGAATGATGTCCCCGGCACCGGGGAACAAAGGGATAAAGAGGCGCTTTTTGTGGAAGAAAAAGGGAAGGACGGAAGGCCCTCCGTCCAGGAGGTGCGGGAGGCCGTCAACCGGATCAACGAGACTATGAAACTCTACCGCACGGAACTGCGGTTCGTCCTGCACGAGGAAAGCGGGGAGATCATGGTAAAGGTAATTAATTCCGAGACGCAGGAAGTGATCCGGGAGATCCCTCCGGAGTGGGCCTTGAAAATTGTGGCCAGCGTGAAAAGGATGCTGGGCCTGATCCTGGACAGGTTTATTTAG
- the flgL gene encoding flagellar hook-associated protein FlgL, whose translation MRVTHMLVARRTQNYIQDAMERLARTQEQMSTGRKVLRLSDDPPALSQLLNVRTAVERNKQYARNITDGLSYLEGADTALGTAGELLQKAIEYAIQGANGTLEPNDMAAIGEQIDKMIDEMVDIANTTVGGKYIFAGTKNNQPPFWRDGDKIYYRGNLERVSREILDQANYTIDVPSVTYAAVDLGRPLDGGTGIDKDETQANTDGKLIINGVDVPFSAGESYTDIAKRITSTVPGVWATFIDNGLGNQNAFIIKSASGTLRVEESSDGTLGASTTFASRPETEDVVPGVFGFYNENSHAVVGGVFDVLMKLAKSLKDGDVAGVQSSIGKLNDQLDHILRYRVQVGARTSHFESVRSQLQDQEVRLTQVLSSLEDADVARVAVDLSRQQLSYQAALAAGARILETSLLDYLR comes from the coding sequence ATGCGTGTCACCCACATGCTGGTTGCCCGGCGCACCCAGAACTACATCCAGGATGCCATGGAGAGGTTGGCCCGCACCCAGGAGCAAATGTCCACCGGCCGCAAGGTCCTGCGCTTGAGCGACGACCCGCCGGCCCTGAGCCAGCTCCTTAACGTGCGAACGGCGGTGGAGCGGAACAAGCAGTACGCGCGCAACATCACCGACGGCCTGAGCTACCTGGAGGGGGCCGACACCGCCCTGGGCACGGCGGGCGAACTGCTGCAAAAGGCCATTGAATACGCCATCCAGGGCGCCAACGGCACCCTGGAACCGAACGACATGGCCGCCATCGGCGAGCAAATCGACAAAATGATCGACGAAATGGTGGACATCGCCAACACCACCGTAGGCGGGAAGTACATTTTTGCCGGCACGAAAAACAACCAGCCGCCGTTCTGGCGGGATGGTGACAAGATATATTACCGGGGTAACCTTGAGCGCGTTTCCCGGGAGATCCTGGACCAGGCAAATTATACAATTGATGTTCCTTCTGTTACCTATGCAGCTGTAGATCTTGGTCGTCCTCTTGACGGTGGGACAGGAATAGATAAGGATGAAACTCAAGCTAATACTGATGGTAAGTTAATAATTAATGGGGTTGATGTACCATTTTCAGCCGGGGAAAGTTACACAGATATTGCGAAGAGAATTACCAGCACGGTTCCTGGTGTTTGGGCTACTTTTATTGATAACGGACTCGGCAACCAAAATGCATTTATAATTAAAAGTGCCAGCGGAACACTCAGAGTAGAGGAATCCAGCGACGGAACCCTGGGCGCTTCAACTACTTTTGCGTCAAGGCCTGAAACCGAAGATGTTGTCCCTGGAGTTTTCGGCTTTTATAATGAGAATAGTCATGCAGTAGTTGGCGGCGTTTTCGACGTACTGATGAAGTTGGCCAAAAGCCTCAAAGATGGTGATGTGGCCGGTGTTCAGAGCTCTATTGGTAAATTGAACGACCAGCTCGACCACATCCTGCGCTATCGGGTGCAGGTGGGAGCTCGCACCAGCCACTTCGAGTCGGTGCGCAGTCAACTCCAGGACCAGGAGGTACGCCTCACCCAGGTGCTGAGCAGCCTGGAGGACGCCGATGTGGCCCGGGTGGCCGTGGACCTTTCCCGCCAGCAGCTCTCCTACCAGGCGGCCCTGGCTGCGGGGGCCAGAATTTTGGAAACGTCTTTGCTGGACTATTTGCGCTGA
- the flgN gene encoding flagellar export chaperone FlgN has protein sequence MQELMEELVSILKEELAALEKMAAAAEKQNAALRKNSGDSLNEATRELEFLARQMEGLKAARTRVQEYIGRACGLSPGAPLAELVAAMPPVPGRQEAMNLVADLRGKARELAELVRLNNLLAQNALRFCERFLRAVAPAPARTYLPDGAMDKGGTGLSFVDKSV, from the coding sequence ATGCAGGAACTTATGGAAGAACTGGTTTCCATTTTAAAAGAGGAACTGGCCGCGCTGGAAAAGATGGCAGCGGCGGCAGAAAAGCAAAACGCCGCCCTGCGCAAAAACAGCGGGGACTCGTTGAACGAGGCGACAAGGGAGCTGGAGTTCCTGGCGCGGCAGATGGAGGGGTTGAAGGCGGCCCGCACCAGGGTGCAGGAATACATCGGTCGGGCCTGCGGCCTGTCCCCGGGGGCACCGCTGGCGGAGCTGGTTGCCGCCATGCCGCCGGTGCCGGGCAGGCAGGAAGCAATGAACCTGGTGGCAGACCTGCGGGGGAAGGCCAGGGAACTGGCGGAACTGGTCAGGCTGAACAACCTGCTGGCCCAGAACGCCCTGCGCTTCTGTGAGCGCTTTTTAAGGGCCGTTGCCCCGGCCCCTGCAAGGACATACCTGCCGGACGGCGCCATGGATAAAGGCGGCACCGGCCTGTCTTTTGTTGATAAGTCCGTATAA
- a CDS encoding nucleotidyltransferase family protein, whose product MYRREFELVLELLVPAVKEVYGSRLVSLAVFGSVGRGTPRPDSDIDLLLVAENLPRGRMKRMAEFARVEEKMQQESSRFTHIVLDLSPVIKEKQEVLQGSLLFLDMVDDVKILYDRGKFLARYLARLREKLQQLGARKIYHGGAWYWVLKKDYKQGEVIEI is encoded by the coding sequence ATGTACCGCCGGGAATTTGAACTGGTCCTTGAACTGCTGGTGCCGGCCGTAAAGGAGGTTTACGGCTCCCGTTTGGTGTCCCTGGCTGTTTTTGGTTCGGTGGGCCGCGGTACGCCCCGGCCGGATTCGGACATCGACCTGCTGCTGGTGGCTGAAAACCTGCCGCGGGGCCGGATGAAGAGAATGGCTGAATTTGCCAGGGTGGAAGAAAAAATGCAGCAGGAATCTTCCCGGTTCACTCATATAGTGCTGGACCTGTCCCCTGTAATTAAGGAAAAACAGGAAGTGCTGCAGGGCAGCCTGCTGTTTCTGGACATGGTTGACGATGTAAAAATTTTATACGACCGGGGAAAATTTCTGGCCCGCTACCTGGCCCGCCTGCGGGAAAAACTGCAGCAATTGGGTGCACGGAAAATTTACCACGGCGGCGCCTGGTACTGGGTATTAAAGAAGGATTACAAACAGGGTGAGGTGATCGAAATTTGA
- a CDS encoding type II toxin-antitoxin system Phd/YefM family antitoxin — translation MERIIGINEARPRLTSIIESLTLGAEPVILTVNSEPKSVLLNYEEYCRLRKIEKDCKRLALQLAMEKIRSSAGKAKITEEDVLEEVRLVRNRKRGYRQ, via the coding sequence ATGGAACGGATTATCGGGATTAACGAGGCCCGGCCCAGACTCACGTCCATTATCGAATCACTGACCCTCGGCGCGGAGCCGGTTATACTCACCGTTAACAGTGAACCCAAAAGCGTGCTGCTTAATTATGAGGAATATTGCCGGCTCCGAAAAATTGAAAAAGATTGTAAACGTTTAGCCCTCCAGCTGGCGATGGAAAAGATCAGGTCAAGTGCCGGGAAGGCAAAGATTACGGAAGAGGATGTTCTGGAAGAGGTACGGCTCGTAAGGAACCGAAAAAGAGGATACAGGCAATGA
- the flgK gene encoding flagellar hook-associated protein FlgK, with translation MPGTFFGLEIARRGLQTHRTAMDITGHNVANADTPGYTRQEAVIAVTGPYANPTLGSRLIPGQLGTGVEATMIRRIKNEYLDVQARDSISSREYWQVQEEIFGRIEAVFPEPGASGIAGTLTRFFNTWHDLNNTPQDPGVKAAVAETGDELATMMREAYQQLEDISGSILKVDSSNNVTGGQLKDQVDAVNEILRQIRELTESIKRVYAQGNQPNDLLDRRDLLLDRLAEYGPVSVTYLTNGGKPTGEIALTFFGVDVRAADVAVELVPVVEQSSGKVKEVKLQIGNNQPVSLTNYPADLPRAGSLAGLEETRARIDGYIDQAGNKVEGYKDKLENLAGALTSVLNQALNYGHDTDPSTPNPDKIDFFTGSLAGKDFAVNPEIMKDPTKIDGTNALYVARLATTGMDGTQGFVLGEDAGGNPVKVDLANLSGTTFNEYFNALLADIGARSGSASDMADTQRAVAEQVESLRQSVSGVNLDEELSRLIQYQYGYQASARVLATIDEMLDYLINRTG, from the coding sequence ATGCCCGGAACGTTCTTCGGTCTGGAAATTGCCCGGCGGGGGCTGCAGACTCACCGCACGGCCATGGACATTACCGGCCACAACGTGGCCAATGCCGACACGCCCGGCTATACCCGGCAGGAGGCGGTCATCGCCGTCACCGGCCCGTACGCCAACCCGACACTGGGCAGCAGGCTGATCCCGGGACAACTGGGCACCGGCGTGGAAGCGACCATGATCCGGCGCATTAAAAACGAGTACCTGGATGTGCAGGCGCGGGACAGCATTTCCTCCCGGGAGTACTGGCAGGTGCAGGAGGAAATCTTCGGCCGCATTGAAGCCGTCTTCCCCGAGCCCGGCGCCAGCGGCATTGCCGGCACCCTCACCAGGTTTTTCAACACCTGGCACGACCTGAACAACACCCCCCAGGACCCCGGCGTCAAGGCCGCCGTGGCCGAGACGGGTGACGAGCTGGCCACCATGATGCGGGAGGCGTACCAGCAACTGGAAGATATTTCAGGGAGTATTTTGAAGGTCGATTCCAGCAACAACGTTACCGGCGGCCAGCTTAAAGACCAGGTGGACGCGGTGAACGAAATCCTGCGGCAAATTCGGGAACTGACGGAATCCATCAAGCGGGTCTACGCCCAGGGCAACCAGCCCAACGACCTCCTGGACAGGCGGGACCTGCTGCTGGACAGGCTGGCGGAGTACGGGCCGGTGAGCGTCACTTACCTGACCAATGGGGGTAAGCCGACGGGTGAAATTGCTTTGACCTTCTTCGGGGTGGATGTGAGAGCTGCGGACGTTGCGGTGGAGCTGGTACCGGTCGTCGAACAATCTTCGGGGAAAGTGAAAGAGGTAAAGTTGCAGATTGGCAATAATCAGCCGGTTTCCCTGACCAACTACCCGGCAGATTTGCCCAGGGCGGGCAGCCTGGCGGGGCTGGAGGAAACCCGCGCGAGGATTGACGGCTACATCGATCAAGCCGGCAATAAAGTAGAGGGATATAAAGACAAACTGGAAAATTTGGCCGGGGCACTGACAAGCGTTCTCAACCAGGCCCTCAACTACGGTCACGATACAGATCCCAGTACCCCCAACCCGGATAAAATCGACTTTTTTACCGGCTCGCTGGCCGGGAAAGACTTTGCCGTAAACCCGGAGATTATGAAAGACCCCACGAAGATCGATGGTACAAACGCCCTGTACGTGGCCAGGCTGGCCACCACCGGGATGGACGGCACGCAAGGCTTCGTGCTGGGAGAAGACGCCGGCGGTAACCCGGTTAAAGTAGACCTGGCCAACCTGAGCGGTACCACGTTCAATGAATACTTCAACGCCCTGCTGGCCGACATCGGCGCCCGCTCCGGCAGCGCTTCGGACATGGCCGACACCCAGCGGGCCGTGGCCGAACAGGTGGAATCCCTGCGCCAGTCCGTATCCGGGGTCAACCTGGACGAAGAACTTTCCCGGCTGATCCAGTACCAGTACGGCTACCAGGCCAGCGCCCGGGTGCTGGCTACCATCGACGAGATGCTGGACTACCTGATCAACAGGACCGGTTAA
- a CDS encoding nucleotidyltransferase domain-containing protein, whose product MTAKNSLPEFEQRSLEQVAEKHGLAMILFFGSRVTGKHRFNSDLDVGVI is encoded by the coding sequence ATGACAGCGAAAAATTCCCTTCCGGAATTTGAGCAGAGAAGTCTGGAGCAGGTGGCCGAAAAACATGGTTTGGCCATGATTTTGTTTTTTGGCTCCCGGGTTACCGGAAAGCACCGGTTCAACAGCGACCTGGATGTGGGTGTCATTTAA
- the flgC gene encoding flagellar basal body rod protein FlgC → MPLLDVFGISASGLTASRLWLDITANNIANLQTAGRPNDPLNPAYRRKVPVFAEKLRQALDSPPGQPSFNAAGVSVAAVVEDPSPPRLVYEPSHPLADPNTGYVAYPNINIANEMVSMIAATRAYEANVTVLNAAKDMALRALEIGRG, encoded by the coding sequence ATGCCTCTATTAGATGTATTCGGCATTAGTGCCTCAGGCTTAACAGCATCGAGGCTGTGGCTGGATATTACGGCCAACAATATTGCCAACCTGCAAACGGCGGGCAGGCCCAACGACCCCCTGAACCCGGCCTACCGCCGGAAAGTTCCCGTCTTTGCCGAGAAACTGCGCCAGGCCCTGGACTCCCCGCCCGGCCAACCCTCCTTCAACGCCGCCGGCGTGAGCGTGGCGGCAGTAGTGGAGGATCCTTCCCCGCCCCGGCTTGTTTACGAGCCCTCCCACCCCCTGGCCGACCCCAATACGGGATACGTGGCCTATCCCAACATCAATATTGCCAACGAGATGGTCAGCATGATTGCAGCCACCCGGGCCTACGAGGCCAACGTCACGGTTTTGAACGCAGCCAAGGATATGGCCCTGAGGGCTCTGGAAATAGGCAGGGGCTAA
- a CDS encoding putative toxin-antitoxin system toxin component, PIN family, protein MRVVLDTNVIISGIFVPNGPPGMIVDFWAKGKLTVVISQSLLEEYLEVLLRPKFNKVGTINERQGILEQFLDLENTVLVSPDFQLNVIENDPDDNRVLECALEGGVQYIVSGDEHLLALKEFQGIIIVSPAEFVKPCV, encoded by the coding sequence ATGAGGGTAGTTCTGGATACTAATGTTATTATATCCGGTATTTTCGTTCCTAACGGGCCTCCTGGAATGATTGTAGATTTTTGGGCGAAAGGCAAACTCACCGTTGTTATAAGCCAGTCACTGTTGGAGGAATATCTGGAGGTATTGCTGCGTCCAAAGTTTAATAAGGTAGGTACAATCAATGAGAGACAGGGTATTTTAGAGCAATTCCTTGACCTGGAAAATACGGTTTTGGTATCTCCTGATTTCCAGTTAAACGTTATAGAAAATGATCCCGACGATAATAGAGTTCTGGAGTGCGCGCTGGAGGGTGGGGTTCAATACATTGTTTCCGGAGATGAGCACCTCTTAGCCCTGAAAGAGTTCCAGGGTATTATCATTGTTTCACCGGCAGAATTTGTTAAGCCTTGTGTATAG
- the flgB gene encoding flagellar basal body rod protein FlgB — MLTIIYIGGTLRGAAPEEDHGSREVVFLDLFASPILVALQKQLDAAALTQRVIAHNVANVNTPGFKKSSVSFTEELRRALGEDVLPLVTSDPRHIGAPVPLARVEPTVVKEEGTTMGYNGNNVDIDQEMVNLAANTLTYQAAARALGDRLSLLTYVIRGR; from the coding sequence TTGTTAACAATAATTTACATAGGTGGTACATTGCGGGGAGCGGCCCCCGAAGAAGATCACGGCAGCCGGGAGGTGGTTTTTTTGGATCTTTTCGCCAGTCCCATTCTGGTGGCGCTGCAAAAGCAGCTGGATGCAGCGGCACTAACCCAAAGGGTAATTGCCCATAACGTGGCCAATGTGAATACGCCGGGATTTAAAAAATCTTCCGTCAGCTTTACGGAGGAACTGCGGCGGGCGCTGGGGGAGGACGTCCTGCCGCTGGTTACCAGTGACCCCAGGCATATCGGGGCTCCGGTCCCGCTGGCCCGGGTGGAACCCACGGTGGTGAAGGAGGAGGGCACCACCATGGGTTACAACGGCAATAACGTGGACATTGATCAGGAAATGGTAAACCTGGCCGCCAATACCCTGACGTACCAGGCCGCCGCCCGGGCGCTGGGCGACCGCCTGTCCCTGTTAACCTATGTCATCCGGGGGAGGTAA
- the fliE gene encoding flagellar hook-basal body complex protein FliE has product MQILPVSPLTLAPTVSQPAKPDAAAGAPGFGRMLERALEEVNNAQVRADRVGLDFLTGRVQELHQVTIAMEEARIMMSLAVEVRNKIVEAYQEISRMQV; this is encoded by the coding sequence ATGCAAATTTTACCCGTCTCCCCCTTAACCCTGGCACCCACGGTAAGTCAGCCCGCAAAACCGGACGCTGCTGCCGGCGCCCCCGGTTTCGGCCGGATGCTTGAACGGGCCCTGGAAGAGGTGAATAACGCCCAGGTGCGGGCCGACCGGGTGGGCCTCGACTTCCTTACCGGCCGGGTGCAGGAACTGCATCAGGTGACCATTGCCATGGAAGAAGCCCGGATCATGATGTCCCTGGCTGTGGAGGTGCGCAATAAAATAGTAGAAGCCTACCAGGAAATTTCGCGCATGCAGGTTTAA